The Alnus glutinosa chromosome 7, dhAlnGlut1.1, whole genome shotgun sequence genome includes a region encoding these proteins:
- the LOC133872435 gene encoding replication protein A 14 kDa subunit B → MDTSNPAVFVNAELLRLYVGRRVRAVIQVLRSDGGVVTGKSTDDNQILVKGSPTSPLSKFVEVVGIADGEKSIHAEIWTNFGDTFETHTYNQLCQLANGEFKHMFL, encoded by the exons ATGGATACATCAAACCCTGCAGTTTTTGTCAATGCGGAGCTGCTGCGCTTGTATGTTGGTCGTAGGGTTAGGGCGGTGATTCAGGTTCTGCGATCTGATGGTGGAGTTGTTACAGGAAAATCTACAGATGACAACCAGATACTTGTCAAAGGCTCTCCAACCTCTCCTCTCTCAAAGTTTGTTGAGGTTGTTGGTATTGCTGACGGTGAGAAATCCATCCATGCTGAAATATGGACCAACTTTGGTGACACATTTG AAACTCATACTTACAATCAGCTTTGTCAGCTTGCAAATGGGGAATTTAAACACATGTTCCTCTGA
- the LOC133872209 gene encoding F-box/kelch-repeat protein At1g57790, whose product MAGKKRRKLKSLAETVTENKRMTMKEKKEKLELQTWSDLPTELLELIISRLTLEENVRASVVCKRWHSVSISVRVVNQSPWLMYFPKYGNLYEFYDPSLRRTHSIELPELNGSRVCYTKDGWLLLYRPRSHRMFFFNPFTREVIKLPRFELTYQIVAFSCAPTSSSCMLLTVKHISPTIVAVSTCHPGATEWVTVNYQNRLPFVSSIWNKFVFCNGLFYCLSLTGWLGVFDPLQRTWNVLAVPPPKCPENFFAKNWWKGKFMAEHEGEILVIYTCASENPIMFKLDRRNMVWEEMKTLDGVTLFASFLSSHSRTDLSGLMRNSVYFPKVRFYGKRCISYSFDSCRYYPRKQCHDWGDQDPFENIWIEPPQDFTSFT is encoded by the exons ATGGCtgggaaaaagagaaggaagctGAAATc GTTAGCCGAAACGGTcactgaaaataaaagaatgacaatgaaagagaagaaagagaaattgGAGCTGCAGACTTGGTCTGACCTTCCCACAGAACTCTTGGAATTGATTATCTCCCGTCTAACCCTTGAGGAAAACGTTCGTGCCTCCGTTGTTTGCAAGAGATGGCACTCAGTTTCAATCTCTGTCCGGGTAGTAAATCAATCACCATGGCTTATGTACTTCCCAAAGTATGGTAACTTGTATGAATTTTATGACCCGTCACTCCGCAGGACACATTCCATTGAGCTGCCCGAGTTGAATGGGTCTAGGGTTTGCTACACTAAAGATGGCTGGTTGTTGCTATACAGACCCAGATCTCATCGCATGTTCTTCTTTAATCCTTTTACTCGCGAAGTGATTAAATTGCCCAGGTTTGAGTTGACTTATCAGATTGTTGCCTTCTCTTGTGCCCCAACATCTAGCAGCTGCATGCTTCTTACGGTTAAGCACATCAGCCCCACAATTGTTGCTGTTAGCACTTGCCATCCTGGGGCAACAGAGTGGGTTACTGTTAATTACCAAAATCGTTTGCCCTTTGTTAGTAGTATTTGGAATAAGTTTGTTTTCTGCAATGGACTTTTCTATTGTCTGAGTCTCACTGGTTGGCTAGGGGTCTTTGACCCACTGCAACGTACTTGGAATGTTCTTGCTGTGCCTCCACCCAAATGCCCTGAGaatttttttgccaaaaattgGTGGAAGGGAAAATTTATGGCAGAGCATGAAGGAGaaatattagttatttatacTTGTGCTAGTGAAAACCCTATTATGTTTAAGCTGGATCGGAGAAACATGGTATGGGAAGAGATGAAAACCCTTGATGGTGTCACACTTTTTGCGAGTTTCTTGTCGTCTCATTCCAGAACTGACCTTTCTGGACTGATGAGAAACAGTGTCTACTTCCCTAAAGTTCGTTTCTATGGGAAGCGTTGCATATCATACTCTTTCGACAGTTGTAGATACTATCCGCGTAAGCAGTGTCATGACTGGGGAGATCAAGATCCTTTTGAAAATATCTGGATTGAACCGCCCCAAGACTTCACAAGCTTCACCTGA
- the LOC133872961 gene encoding heterogeneous nuclear ribonucleoprotein Q-like: MPRTRSGAAASHKPDVPEKPSEPERPIESEEQVDLDGDNDPEETMEEEVEYEEVEEDEEVEEVEEEEEEEEEEEIEEEVEEDDEDKEAAKGVDLQNGPHGNKEMKVDQAEEEDEKKKHAELLALPPHGSEVYLGGIPYDASDEDLRGFCEPVGEVTEVRIMKGKDSGGAKGYAFVTFRTKELAFRAIEELNNSELKGKKIKCSTSQAKHRLFIGNVPRNWGEEDMKKAVTESGPGVISVELLKDPQNSSRNRGFAFIEYYNHTCAEYSRQKMSSPKFKLDNNAPTVSWADPKNAESSAASQVKAVYVKNLPKDITQDCLRELFEHHGKITKVALPPAKAGQEKSRFGFVHFAERSSAMKALKNTEKYEIDGQVLECSLAKPQTDQKSSAPNTQKSSLLPSYPPRLGYGMGGSPYGAVGAGYGAVGGAGFAQPLIYGRGATPAGMAMMPMLLPDGRIGYVLQQPGMQPHTPPSQSRGGRTGGSGGSSGGRRSNDSSRGRSRYHPY, encoded by the exons ATGCCAAGGACAAGATCAGGTGCTGCAGCCTCTCATAAGCCAGATGTACCTGAAAAGCCTAGTGAGCCTGAAAGGCCTATAGAATCTGAAGAGCAGGTGGACCTTGATGGAGACAATGATCCTGAGGAGACAATGGAGGAAGAGGTTGAGTATGAAGAGGTAGAGGAAGATGAGGAAGTGGAAGaggttgaggaagaagaagaagaagaggaagaggaagagataGAAGAGGAGGTTGAAGAAGACGATGAAGACAAGGAGGCTGCTAAAGGAGTTGATTTACAAAATGGGCCACATGGTAACAAGGAGATGAAAGTCGATCAGGCggaggaggaagatgagaaaaaaaagCATGCTGAGCTTCTTGCGCTGCCTCCTCATGGGTCTGAAGTGTACCTTGGTGGAATTCCTTATGATGCTTCTGATGAGGATTTGAGGGGCTTTTGTGAGCCTGTAGGAGAAGTCACTGAG gTTAGAATAATGAAGGGTAAAGATTCAGGTGGGGCCAAGGGATATGCTTTTGTGACCTTCAGAACCAAGGAGTTGGCTTTTAGGGCCATTGAGGAGTTAAATAATTCTGAACTAAAG ggaaagaaaataaaatgttcAACTTCTCAAGCAAAGCATCGGTTATTCATTGGTAATGTTCCCAGAAATTGGGGTGAGGAAGATATGAAGAAGGCTGTAACAGAGAGTGGGCCTGGGGTCATTTCTGTGGAACTGTTGAAG GACCCACAGAATTCTTCCCGGAACCGTGGATTTGCTTTCATTGAGTATTATAATCATACATGTGCGGAATACTCAAGACAGAAGATGTCAAGCCCCAAATTTAAGCTTGACAACAATGCCCCAACTGTGAGCTGGGCTGACCCCAAAAATGCGGAATCTTCTGCTGCGTCTCAg GTTAAGGCAGTGTATGTCAAGAATTTACCAAAAGACATTACTCAGGATTGTCTAAGAGAGTTGTTTGAACATCATGGAAAGATCACAAAAGTGGCTCTCCCTCCTGCAAAAGCAGGACAGGAAAAAAGCAGATTTGGTTTTGTTCACTTTGCAGAAAGGTCAAGTGCTATGAAGGCATTGAAGAACactgaaaaatatgaaattgaTG GTCAAGTTTTGGAGTGTTCTCTTGCAAAGCCACAGACAGATCAGAAGTCTTCAGCACCAAACACGCAGAAGTCATCCCTACTCCCAAGCTACCCACCTCGTCTTGGTTATGGCATGGGTGGTAGTCCCTATGGTGCTGTAGGTGCTGGATATGGTGCTGTAGGTGGAGCAGGCTTTGCACAA CCACTGATCTATGGTAGGGGTGCAACTCCTGCTGGCATGGCAATGATGCCAATGCTTTTGCCAGATGGAAGAATCGGATATGTCCT GCAACAACCTGGGATGCAACCACATACCCCTCCGTCACAGTCCCGGGGTGGCAGGACTGGTGGCAGTGGTGGCTCAAGTGGTGGAAGGCGCAGCAATGACAGCAGCCGTGGGCGTAGCCGGTATCACCCATATTAA